A single Dechloromonas denitrificans DNA region contains:
- a CDS encoding D-hexose-6-phosphate mutarotase has product MKPSIEAIEFHGIEAFRLNGPRGSSAIISKLGAQVLSWVTPDGREHLFLSDQAVFDGSVAIRGGIPVCFPQFSNLGNLPKHGFVRTRPWSVSTERCGDDFALITLEIADDEATRALWPHPFQAEITLMLEADRIDVEFCVTNTGGVPFSFTGALHSYLRLVQVEDAALEGLSGHAYRDAANGDRMVFDSAAELLVEDVVDRVYHDVNKPQILRAANLSLAIQAQGFPDVVVWNPWVELCAGMSDMPADGWRHMLCVEAAIAQHPITLPAGEEWYGRQTLVAI; this is encoded by the coding sequence ATGAAACCTTCCATTGAAGCAATTGAATTTCACGGCATCGAAGCCTTTCGTCTGAATGGCCCGCGCGGCTCAAGCGCGATCATCAGCAAGCTCGGCGCGCAGGTTCTGTCCTGGGTGACGCCGGATGGCCGGGAACATCTCTTCCTTTCCGACCAGGCCGTATTCGACGGCAGCGTCGCCATCCGTGGCGGCATCCCGGTCTGTTTTCCGCAGTTTTCCAATTTGGGCAATTTGCCCAAGCATGGCTTTGTCCGGACTCGCCCATGGTCGGTGAGCACCGAACGTTGCGGCGACGATTTCGCCCTGATCACGCTGGAAATCGCCGATGACGAAGCGACGCGCGCCCTCTGGCCGCATCCCTTCCAGGCGGAAATCACGCTGATGCTCGAAGCCGATCGCATCGACGTCGAGTTCTGCGTGACCAACACCGGTGGCGTGCCGTTCAGCTTCACCGGCGCATTGCATTCCTATCTGCGCCTGGTTCAGGTCGAGGATGCTGCGCTCGAGGGGCTTTCCGGCCATGCCTACCGCGACGCGGCGAATGGCGACCGGATGGTCTTCGACAGCGCGGCCGAACTGCTCGTCGAGGATGTCGTCGATCGCGTCTACCACGACGTCAACAAGCCGCAAATTCTACGCGCCGCGAATCTCAGCCTGGCCATCCAGGCGCAAGGCTTTCCCGACGTGGTGGTGTGGAATCCGTGGGTCGAACTGTGCGCCGGGATGAGCGACATGCCTGCCGACGGCTGGCGCCACATGCTCTGTGTCGAGGCGGCGATTGCCCAGCACCCGATCACGCTGCCGGCCGGCGAGGAATGGTACGGGCGGCAGACGCTGGTCGCTATCTGA